TGGCGCGCTTGATCAGTTTCCCATCGAAAAAGACCTGATTGTGGATGCTGATCCGTTTATCGAAAAGCTCGAATCGGTCAAACCCTATATCATCAATAAAAACCCGCGCGCGCTGGCCGATAAGGAATACCGCCAAACACCTGCCGAGCTGGCCAAGTTCAAACAATACACTATGTGTATCAACTGTATGCTGTGTTATCAGGCCTGCCCGCAGGTGGGGTTGAACGCCGATTTTCTCGGCCCGGCCGCTACCGCGTTGGCACACCGCTACAATCTCGACAACCGAGATACCGGCAAAACCGCCCGTTTTAAAGTAATGAACGGTGAAAACGGCATTTGGCCGTGTACCTTTGTTGGCTACTGCTCGGAAGTGTGTCCAAAACACGTTGATCCGGCCGGTGCCATCCAGCAGGCCAAAGCCGCCGCCGTGCCGTTTTGGGCGTTATCCAACCTGAAGAAAGAGGAGGCATAACATGAGCCGCAAACCTTATACCGCCAAACAGCCGGCTAACTGGTATATGCACAACCGCTTTTTCAAACTCTATATGTTGCGTGAGCTGACCAGCGTGCCGGTGGCTTTGGCTGCATTAAACCTGTTCTGCGGCTTGGCTTCCCTAGCAGGCAGCTTTGATGCTTGGGCAGGCTGGGTGGAGATGCAGAAAAACCCGCTGATGGTGCTGTTGAACCTGTTTGCCGTGGCTGCGGCCTGCTTCAACAGCAAAACTTGGTTTGAAGCCGTGCCAAAAGCAATGCCGATACAGAAAGGCGAAAAATTTGTTCCGGCTGCCGTATTGATTAAAGCCAGTTGGAGCGCATTCGCCGCAGTTTTTGTGGTGTTGGTGTTACTGGTTGCCGTATTGGCCTGACAAGAGGGATAAAATAATGAGTAACAAACACATGAAGCCTTTGTATTGGGGCATCTTTTCAGCAGGCGGTACCGTTGCAGCTCTGATTCTAGCCCCTGTTCTAGTAGTGATGTGCCTGCTGCTGCCGTCCGGCATATTGGGCAGCCCGGCTGATTTTTACGACAGCGTACACGGCTTTGTCGGCAATAAATTGGTATATTTGGTGTTGTGTGCCGTAGTATTTACCATTCTTTGGCACGGTGTGCACCGTTTCTACTACATTCTGCACGATATGCACGTTCATGTAGGTAACCGCACACGCCTGGGTTTTTATGCCTTTGCTGTACTGGTGTTTGTGTTTGCCTTATTGAAGGGTTGGTTTTGAGGCGTTTTGTATCTTTGTACGAGCAACGTATATAGTGAAAAACACAAAACAAGTGGCCAAACACTAGCAGTACGGTGGTACGAAGCCGATACTATTACTACTACGGTCACTCACAAAACCATTTTTTAAGTAAGGCTGGATTTCTTATCTTTTGAGACTTTGCTGGATTAGTAGTTATCCCAAACTGTAGAAATGCAGATAACCCATTGTAACTAAAAAGAGCAGTTAAAGATAACCCCTTCGGTTTTTTGTATGTGAAGTTACAGACCATTCTGCTGCAGATTTATTAGGAATCTATCCTCATTTCGCAACGCTGTTTTACTGCAAAATCCGCCTCATTATCAGTCATCGTTTGACTCTTAAGGCAGGTCCAGATTTTTGATGCTTCGTAGAGTTGGATGAGGGCTGCTTCGGTAGTAAACACAAAGGCAGACGTGCTCAGGCGGAGGCAACAACAAACGTGACAGTATCCGGATTCTCAACGCGGTACAAAGGTTTATACAGTAGTTGTCGAGGATGCTAAAAGAGAAACACTACTGCTTGTTATTACAAGAAAAATCATGCCTGACAGTATTGTCCGTACTGACTGTTTGGGTAGCAGTGATATGTTGGATATAAGTGGTTTTACCCATCACCGTATCCATCACGGCAGGTTGTTTTCAGACAAATAAAACCATATCAATAGTATCGAGAATTTCTAGAGTCCGGCAAAAGCGTGTTCTGAGAAAATACAATGGAATCAACCGTCAACCTTTTTCGTTATTCTTACAAAGAATACGGGTTTCGGTTTAACTTTGGTGTGCCATCCAAGCAGCTTAAAGTGTAGCACAGGTGACGTGAAATTTAGGGCTTAGTTAGTATAGTTCCTATCTTTTTTATTTGACGGTATGTTTCGACCAATTGCTCTCCCCAATGCAGCTTTTGGCGAAGGGTTTTGTAATATTGGTAATCTGTGGGGTGTAATACGCGCAAGGGGTGGCGGTAGCGGTGGATTTTGATGCGGTCAAAAGTATGGATGTCTATAAACGACTGCCCATCGAAATGGGTGCGCGCATCACCGCCTTTGGTTACTAGAATTTCAATTTCGCAAGTGTCGGCAACGGCAATCGGGCGGTTGGTCATGGATTGGGGGCAAATGGGCACTAAAGTAAATGCACGCAGACTGGCCTGCATAATCGGACCGCCGGCGGCAAGAGCATAGGCAGTGGAACCTGTGGGGGTGGAAACAATCAGGCCGTCTGAACGTTGTGTGTAAACAAATTCTTTATTGATAAACACTTCGAATTCAATCATTTGTCCGGCACCGCCGCGCGATAAAACTACGTCGTTTAGAGCCAGTGAAGCGGTAACGGTGCCACCTTCGCGTATCAGGGTGGTTTCGAGCAGAATGCGCTCTTCGGGTAGATATTTTCCCGAGAGCATACCGTTGAGTATCAGGGTCATATTTTCGCGCGGTACTTGTGTGAGAAACCCCAAATGCCCTTGATTGACGCCGATAACCGGTACCCGGAAAGGGGCAATAATGCGACCTACCGACAGAAATGTGCCATCGCCGCCCAGTACAATGACCAAATCACATTTTTTGCCGAAGTTGCCTTTGTCAAGAATATGGCAGCGTTTTGCATCTACGGCACAGACAGAACCATCGTGCAGAGCGGCCTCATCGAGATAAATGTCAAGTTTTTTTTCGTGTAGAAACTCCACCAGTGTATGCAGGGTTTCTTGAATTCGCGGCGTTTGAGGACGGGCAACAATGCCTATTTGTTTAAATTGGCTGATCATGGCACGATGTGGGATGAGTAAGAGTTTCAGAATTATAGCGGTTTTTATAGAGGTGCTGAAAGTGAGTGTAATTTCAGATGACCTTTTCTGAGTAAAGATTGTTATGATCTATATAACCGGTTCAAAGCGAATGATACCGTATCCTAACAGCCAAGCCTGCAAAGCAAACGAAGCAAATGAAAAGCCTATAAGATAAGCTCCATTCTCGGCCGATTCAATACATCAACATCTTTATCCGCCATCAACATGGCGCCCAAGCAGTTGCACAAACATCATCAAATCAAGCCTCGCCACAGCACTGTCTGGCACTACTAGTACCAACAGCAGCACACCATGGTAACGTCTCGGCAGCAGCCGG
This genomic interval from Neisseria musculi contains the following:
- a CDS encoding NAD(+) kinase, whose amino-acid sequence is MISQFKQIGIVARPQTPRIQETLHTLVEFLHEKKLDIYLDEAALHDGSVCAVDAKRCHILDKGNFGKKCDLVIVLGGDGTFLSVGRIIAPFRVPVIGVNQGHLGFLTQVPRENMTLILNGMLSGKYLPEERILLETTLIREGGTVTASLALNDVVLSRGGAGQMIEFEVFINKEFVYTQRSDGLIVSTPTGSTAYALAAGGPIMQASLRAFTLVPICPQSMTNRPIAVADTCEIEILVTKGGDARTHFDGQSFIDIHTFDRIKIHRYRHPLRVLHPTDYQYYKTLRQKLHWGEQLVETYRQIKKIGTILTKP
- a CDS encoding succinate dehydrogenase/fumarate reductase iron-sulfur subunit codes for the protein MSQIIKLEVMRYRPGIDEKPWPQVFEIEWTQDMSILDALALIKDDFEPELAYRWSCRMEVCGSCGMVVNGEPKLACSTFVREYASAGKITVGALDQFPIEKDLIVDADPFIEKLESVKPYIINKNPRALADKEYRQTPAELAKFKQYTMCINCMLCYQACPQVGLNADFLGPAATALAHRYNLDNRDTGKTARFKVMNGENGIWPCTFVGYCSEVCPKHVDPAGAIQQAKAAAVPFWALSNLKKEEA
- the frdD gene encoding fumarate reductase subunit FrdD; this translates as MSNKHMKPLYWGIFSAGGTVAALILAPVLVVMCLLLPSGILGSPADFYDSVHGFVGNKLVYLVLCAVVFTILWHGVHRFYYILHDMHVHVGNRTRLGFYAFAVLVFVFALLKGWF
- a CDS encoding fumarate reductase subunit C, which gives rise to MSRKPYTAKQPANWYMHNRFFKLYMLRELTSVPVALAALNLFCGLASLAGSFDAWAGWVEMQKNPLMVLLNLFAVAAACFNSKTWFEAVPKAMPIQKGEKFVPAAVLIKASWSAFAAVFVVLVLLVAVLA